In Schlegelella aquatica, one DNA window encodes the following:
- a CDS encoding Na+/H+ antiporter subunit C has translation MSMEFLVATGIGWVTACAIYLMLRGRSFPVVLGLTLLGYAVNVFIFAMGRLWSAAPPVLLSDAAVADPLPQALVLTAIVIGFATTGFVIELALRSRHDNRTDHVDGTHRQAERDEAHQDEASIGGHRR, from the coding sequence ATGAGCATGGAGTTTCTCGTGGCCACCGGCATCGGCTGGGTCACGGCGTGCGCCATCTACCTGATGCTGAGGGGCCGCAGCTTTCCAGTGGTCCTCGGTCTGACGCTCCTCGGCTACGCCGTCAACGTGTTCATCTTCGCCATGGGCCGGCTGTGGAGCGCCGCGCCGCCCGTCCTGCTGTCCGACGCTGCGGTGGCCGACCCGCTGCCGCAGGCGCTCGTCCTCACTGCCATCGTCATCGGTTTTGCCACCACCGGCTTCGTGATCGAGCTGGCGCTGCGCAGCCGGCACGACAACCGCACCGATCACGTCGATGGCACCCACCGGCAGGCCGAGCGCGACGAGGCACACCAGGACGAGGCGTCCATCGGGGGGCACCGGCGATGA
- a CDS encoding monovalent cation/H+ antiporter subunit D — protein sequence MSFFDHLPVLTVLLPALSAVLLLLLGDQGADVHGGHAHPKLLWARRIGLVSTALGLVLAVLLALGAADGDLRVYRLGAWPAPYGIALVVDRLSASMLLLTSVIALAALWYAAGGWDAHGRYFHAIFQFQLMGLNGAFVTGDLFNLFVFFEVLLIASYVLTVHGQGGPRLRVGLQYVVLNLLASALFLIGVALIYAQTGTLNFADLALRVAQVPAPEAAVLQAAALVLLVVFGFKAAMMPLSLWLPATYAAASAPVAALFAVMTKVGIYAIVRVHGVIFGEGAGDSAFVARDVLLPLALATGVVGVVGVLAARTLPRLVAWLNVASIGTVLAAVGLYSPLAWSAAIFYMLNSSLVIAGLFLLSELVAAQRGDVADRLVPALPVAQPALLGLMLLLASASTAGLPPLPGFIGKLMILEASLSHSWQAGVWSVVLGVGFLTIIGLARAGSILFWQVRPGPQVGLRAGASPKLLAATWTLLLASVAMSVLAAPIERYTRAAAEQLGDRVAYARAVLGEGARPSGTVRPYDGRGARPPMRKEGPE from the coding sequence ATGAGCTTCTTCGACCACCTCCCCGTCCTGACGGTGCTCCTGCCGGCGCTCAGCGCCGTGCTGCTGCTCCTGCTGGGCGACCAGGGCGCCGACGTCCACGGCGGCCACGCGCACCCGAAGTTGCTGTGGGCGCGCCGCATCGGCCTCGTCAGTACGGCGCTGGGTCTCGTGCTGGCCGTGCTCCTGGCTCTCGGGGCGGCCGACGGTGACCTGAGGGTCTACCGGCTGGGGGCTTGGCCGGCGCCCTACGGCATCGCGCTGGTGGTGGACCGCCTGAGCGCCTCGATGCTGCTGCTCACCTCCGTGATCGCGCTGGCCGCCCTGTGGTATGCGGCCGGCGGCTGGGACGCGCACGGCCGTTACTTCCACGCGATCTTCCAGTTCCAGCTGATGGGCCTGAACGGCGCCTTCGTGACGGGCGATCTGTTCAACTTGTTCGTGTTCTTCGAGGTGCTGTTGATCGCCTCCTACGTGCTGACGGTGCACGGGCAGGGCGGGCCACGCCTGCGGGTGGGCCTGCAGTACGTGGTGCTCAACCTCCTGGCCTCGGCGCTCTTCCTGATCGGGGTGGCCCTCATCTACGCCCAGACCGGCACACTCAACTTCGCGGACCTGGCACTGCGCGTCGCGCAGGTCCCGGCGCCGGAGGCCGCGGTGCTGCAAGCCGCGGCGCTGGTGCTGCTGGTCGTCTTCGGCTTCAAGGCGGCGATGATGCCCCTCTCTCTGTGGCTGCCCGCCACTTATGCCGCCGCCAGCGCGCCCGTGGCGGCGCTCTTTGCCGTGATGACCAAGGTCGGCATCTACGCGATCGTGCGCGTCCACGGCGTGATCTTCGGCGAGGGGGCCGGCGACTCCGCGTTCGTGGCCCGGGATGTCCTGCTGCCGCTCGCGCTGGCCACGGGCGTCGTCGGCGTGGTCGGTGTGCTGGCCGCGCGCACCTTGCCGCGCCTGGTCGCCTGGCTGAACGTGGCGTCGATCGGCACCGTGCTCGCCGCGGTGGGGCTCTACTCGCCGCTCGCGTGGTCGGCCGCGATCTTCTACATGCTCAACAGCAGCCTGGTGATCGCCGGGCTCTTCCTGCTGTCGGAGCTGGTGGCCGCGCAGCGCGGCGACGTGGCCGACCGCCTGGTGCCGGCGTTGCCGGTCGCGCAGCCGGCCTTGCTCGGACTGATGCTGCTGCTCGCCTCGGCCTCGACGGCCGGGCTGCCGCCGTTGCCCGGCTTCATCGGCAAGCTGATGATCCTCGAAGCCTCGCTGTCTCATTCGTGGCAAGCCGGGGTGTGGAGCGTCGTGTTGGGCGTGGGGTTCCTGACCATCATCGGGCTGGCGCGCGCGGGCAGCATCCTGTTCTGGCAGGTTCGCCCGGGGCCGCAGGTGGGCCTGCGGGCCGGTGCGAGTCCCAAGCTCCTGGCCGCCACCTGGACGCTGCTGCTCGCAAGCGTGGCGATGAGCGTGCTGGCCGCGCCGATCGAGCGCTACACCCGGGCGGCCGCCGAGCAGCTCGGCGATCGCGTCGCCTACGCCCGGGCGGTGCTGGGCGAGGGCGCCCGGCCGTCCGGCACCGTTCGGCCCTACGACGGCCGGGGCGCGCGCCCACCCATGCGCAAGGAGGGCCCCGAATGA
- a CDS encoding TIGR00645 family protein produces the protein MSRTPTEERAARLRPLPNLIFASRWLQLPLYLGLIVAQGIYVYHFWVELIHLLEAAWGSQAALDKLVHSIGYKADFEITGLNETIIMLVVLALIDVVMISNLLIMVIVGGYETFVSRMNLEGHPDQPEWLNHVNASVLKVKLATAIIGISSIHLLKTFINAGNTETQVLMWQTIIHLAFLLSAIAIAFTDRLLATDTH, from the coding sequence ATGAGCCGTACCCCGACCGAAGAGCGCGCCGCGCGTCTGCGCCCTCTGCCCAACCTGATCTTCGCCAGCCGCTGGCTGCAATTGCCGCTGTACCTGGGCCTCATCGTGGCCCAGGGGATCTACGTCTACCACTTCTGGGTCGAACTGATCCACCTGTTGGAGGCCGCCTGGGGCAGCCAGGCCGCCCTGGACAAGCTGGTGCACAGCATCGGCTACAAGGCCGACTTCGAAATCACGGGGTTGAACGAGACCATCATCATGCTGGTGGTGCTGGCCCTCATCGACGTGGTGATGATCTCGAACCTGCTCATCATGGTCATCGTGGGCGGCTACGAAACCTTCGTCTCACGCATGAACCTCGAAGGCCACCCGGACCAGCCGGAGTGGTTGAACCACGTGAACGCCTCGGTGCTGAAGGTCAAGCTGGCCACAGCCATCATCGGCATCTCGTCGATCCACCTGCTCAAGACCTTCATCAATGCCGGCAACACCGAGACGCAGGTGCTGATGTGGCAGACGATCATCCACCTCGCCTTCCTGCTGTCGGCCATCGCCATCGCATTCACCGACCGCTTGCTGGCCACCGACACGCATTGA
- a CDS encoding Na+/H+ antiporter subunit E yields the protein MTSRHTPPPAERRWLAHPSLSVLLAAVWLLLQQSLHVSQLLAAALFGLVVPGLVHRFLGPSVRVRRLDRALQFGVLVLWDIVVSNLVVARLVLSPGSNPHPAWVRVPLRLQHPAAMTLLASVITMTPGTVSCVVDEHRREILVHALDCRDAEALARQIADRYERLLLEIFE from the coding sequence ATGACGAGCCGCCACACCCCCCCGCCGGCGGAGCGCCGCTGGCTGGCCCACCCGTCGCTGTCGGTGCTGCTGGCGGCGGTCTGGCTGCTGCTGCAGCAGAGCCTGCACGTCTCGCAACTGCTCGCCGCCGCACTGTTCGGTCTCGTCGTGCCGGGGCTGGTGCACCGTTTCTTGGGCCCGAGCGTGCGGGTGCGCCGGCTCGACCGGGCCCTCCAGTTCGGGGTCCTGGTGCTGTGGGACATCGTCGTGTCCAACCTCGTCGTCGCCCGCCTCGTGCTGAGCCCCGGGTCGAACCCCCATCCCGCCTGGGTGAGGGTCCCCCTGCGGCTTCAGCATCCCGCGGCCATGACGCTGCTGGCCTCGGTCATCACGATGACGCCGGGCACGGTGTCTTGCGTGGTGGACGAGCACCGGCGCGAAATCCTCGTGCACGCCCTCGACTGCCGCGATGCCGAGGCGCTGGCGCGGCAGATCGCCGATCGCTATGAGCGGCTCTTGCTGGAGATCTTCGAATGA
- the acs gene encoding acetate--CoA ligase, with protein MSSAEHTTKVYPPPASIVQGAHVSGMEAYRKLCAEAEADYEGYWARLAREFVVWKKPFTKVLNASDAPFYKWFEDGTLNVSYNCLDRNVEEGRGDKVAIIFEADDGQVTRVTYRELLEKTCRMANGLRELGVKKGDRVVIYMPMSVEGVVAMQACARIGATHSVVFGGFSAQSLRDRIEDAGAVMVITADEQMRGGKQLPLKAIVDEAIGLGGCDSVRHVVVYRRTGGQIAWTSRDRWLHELVDKQPSTCEPEWVEAEHPLFLLYTSGSTGKPKGVQHSSGGYLLHATLTTKWTFDLKPDDVFWCTADIGWVTGHTYITYGPLANGATEIVFEGVPTYPDAGRFWKMIQQHKATIFYTAPTAIRSLIKAAEANPSTHPRHYDLGSLRILGSVGEPINPAAWEWYHEHVGGGRCPIVDTWWQTETGGHMITPLPGATPLVPGSCTLPFPGIMAAIVDETGQDVPNGHGGILVIKKPWPSMIRTIWGDPERFKKSYYPAELKGYYLAGDGASRDAERGYFTITGRIDDVLNVSGHRMGTMEIESALVSHTELVAEAAVVGRPDETTGEAIVAFVVLKRPRPTGEEAKQIANELRNWVAKEIGPIAKPKDIRFGDNLPKTRSGKIMRRLLRSIAKGEAITQDTSTLENPAILEQLAQTN; from the coding sequence ATGTCCAGCGCCGAGCACACCACCAAGGTCTATCCCCCGCCTGCGTCGATCGTGCAGGGGGCCCACGTGTCGGGGATGGAGGCGTACCGGAAGCTGTGCGCCGAGGCCGAGGCCGACTACGAAGGCTACTGGGCCCGCCTCGCGCGCGAGTTCGTCGTCTGGAAGAAGCCCTTCACCAAGGTGCTGAACGCGAGCGACGCGCCGTTCTACAAGTGGTTCGAGGACGGCACGCTGAACGTGTCCTACAACTGCCTCGACCGCAACGTGGAGGAGGGGCGCGGCGACAAGGTCGCGATCATCTTCGAGGCCGACGACGGCCAGGTCACGCGCGTGACCTACCGCGAATTGCTCGAGAAGACCTGCCGCATGGCCAATGGCTTGCGTGAGCTGGGCGTCAAGAAGGGCGACCGCGTGGTGATCTACATGCCGATGTCGGTCGAAGGCGTCGTGGCCATGCAGGCCTGCGCGCGCATAGGTGCCACGCACTCCGTCGTCTTCGGCGGCTTTTCGGCCCAGTCGCTGCGCGACCGCATCGAGGACGCGGGCGCGGTGATGGTCATCACGGCCGACGAGCAGATGCGCGGCGGCAAGCAACTGCCCCTCAAGGCCATCGTCGATGAGGCCATCGGCCTGGGCGGCTGCGACAGCGTGCGCCACGTCGTCGTCTACCGGCGCACCGGCGGCCAGATCGCCTGGACGTCGCGCGATCGCTGGCTGCACGAACTGGTCGACAAGCAGCCTTCCACCTGCGAGCCCGAGTGGGTCGAGGCCGAGCATCCGCTGTTCCTGCTCTACACCTCCGGCTCCACCGGCAAACCGAAGGGGGTGCAGCATTCCTCCGGCGGCTACCTGCTGCACGCCACGCTCACCACCAAGTGGACGTTCGACCTCAAGCCCGACGACGTCTTCTGGTGCACGGCCGACATCGGCTGGGTCACCGGCCACACCTACATCACCTACGGGCCCCTGGCCAACGGCGCGACCGAGATCGTGTTCGAGGGCGTGCCCACCTACCCGGACGCCGGCCGCTTCTGGAAGATGATCCAGCAGCACAAGGCGACGATCTTCTACACCGCGCCGACGGCCATCCGCTCGCTCATCAAGGCGGCCGAGGCCAACCCGTCCACCCATCCGCGCCACTACGACCTCGGCTCGCTGCGCATCCTCGGCTCGGTCGGCGAGCCGATCAACCCGGCCGCATGGGAGTGGTACCACGAGCATGTGGGCGGCGGCCGCTGCCCCATCGTCGACACCTGGTGGCAGACCGAGACCGGCGGCCACATGATCACGCCGCTGCCCGGAGCCACGCCGCTGGTGCCCGGCTCCTGCACGCTGCCGTTCCCCGGCATCATGGCGGCGATCGTCGACGAGACGGGCCAGGACGTGCCCAACGGACATGGCGGCATCCTGGTCATCAAGAAGCCCTGGCCGAGCATGATCCGCACCATCTGGGGCGACCCGGAGCGCTTCAAGAAGAGCTACTACCCGGCGGAGCTCAAGGGCTACTACCTGGCCGGCGACGGTGCGAGCCGCGACGCCGAGCGCGGCTACTTCACGATCACCGGGCGCATCGACGATGTGCTCAACGTCAGCGGCCACCGTATGGGCACGATGGAGATCGAATCGGCCCTCGTCTCGCACACCGAGCTGGTCGCCGAGGCGGCCGTCGTGGGGCGCCCGGACGAGACCACGGGCGAGGCCATCGTCGCCTTCGTCGTGCTCAAGCGCCCCCGCCCGACCGGCGAGGAGGCCAAGCAGATCGCCAACGAGCTGCGCAACTGGGTCGCCAAGGAGATCGGCCCCATCGCCAAGCCCAAGGACATCCGCTTCGGCGACAACCTGCCCAAGACGCGTTCGGGCAAGATCATGCGCCGCCTGCTGCGCTCCATCGCCAAGGGCGAAGCCATCACCCAAGACACGAGCACCCTGGAGAACCCCGCGATCCTCGAGCAGTTGGCGCAGACCAACTGA
- a CDS encoding MATE family efflux transporter, with protein MARLAAFFSDSRALARLAAPIVLSQVAFVLMGLIDTVMSGHAGAEEQAVVGLGVALWIPVFIGLMNVVQAVSPLVAHHHGAGDYRAIVTDTREAMWLAVWAGLVPLALLPFVPSLLRGAGIAPGLADKTTLFLYGIACGLPAALMFRALAFYSASVNQPKPMMVLAFLGLGINSFFNWVLIYGHFGFPALGGAGCGWATAIGMWSGLVGLVLWTAFARAYRPFRVWSGGWSWPTWPGQKRLLKLGLPMGGAGLAEVAAFAGIAVLVGRFGAVQIAAHQVALNFASLLFMLPMGISSALAIQVGHRLGAGDPYQARRIAWTGVALGLIVAAVVVGPVVLLRHEITAVYSNDPGVRALAASLLLWAALWQFFDATQVCAIGALRGYKVTLMPMVLMLAAFWLVGIPLGAWLGYDGGFLARPLEVHGFWIGLVVGLLLVSVGLVWALWAVSEAAVRERSAVVGQGAA; from the coding sequence ATGGCCCGCCTCGCTGCCTTCTTCTCCGACAGCCGTGCCCTTGCCCGGCTCGCCGCACCCATCGTCTTGTCCCAGGTCGCGTTCGTCCTGATGGGGCTGATCGACACGGTCATGTCGGGTCATGCCGGGGCCGAGGAGCAGGCCGTCGTCGGGTTGGGCGTGGCGTTGTGGATCCCGGTCTTCATCGGGCTGATGAACGTGGTGCAGGCGGTCAGCCCCCTCGTGGCCCATCACCATGGGGCCGGCGACTACCGCGCCATCGTGACCGACACCCGCGAGGCGATGTGGCTCGCGGTGTGGGCGGGGCTGGTGCCACTGGCTCTGCTGCCCTTCGTCCCCTCGTTGTTGCGCGGTGCCGGCATCGCACCGGGGCTGGCCGACAAGACCACGCTGTTCCTCTACGGCATCGCCTGTGGCCTACCGGCGGCCCTCATGTTCCGGGCGCTCGCCTTCTACTCCGCGAGTGTCAATCAGCCCAAGCCGATGATGGTGCTCGCCTTTCTCGGGCTCGGCATCAACAGCTTCTTCAACTGGGTGCTGATCTACGGCCACTTCGGCTTCCCCGCACTCGGTGGCGCCGGCTGCGGCTGGGCCACGGCCATCGGCATGTGGAGCGGCCTGGTGGGGCTGGTCTTGTGGACTGCCTTCGCGCGGGCCTACCGGCCCTTTCGCGTCTGGAGCGGTGGCTGGAGTTGGCCCACCTGGCCAGGCCAGAAGCGGCTGCTGAAGCTCGGCCTGCCGATGGGGGGCGCCGGGCTCGCCGAGGTGGCGGCGTTCGCCGGCATCGCGGTCCTGGTGGGCCGGTTCGGCGCAGTGCAGATCGCGGCGCACCAGGTGGCTCTGAACTTCGCCTCGCTGCTCTTCATGCTGCCGATGGGCATTTCCTCGGCGCTGGCCATCCAGGTCGGCCACCGGCTGGGCGCGGGCGATCCGTATCAGGCCCGCAGGATCGCTTGGACGGGCGTCGCGCTCGGTCTGATCGTGGCCGCCGTCGTGGTCGGGCCGGTCGTGCTGTTGCGCCACGAGATCACGGCTGTCTACAGCAACGACCCGGGGGTGCGTGCCCTGGCCGCTTCGCTCCTGCTGTGGGCGGCCCTGTGGCAGTTCTTCGATGCGACGCAGGTCTGTGCCATCGGTGCGTTGCGCGGCTACAAGGTCACGCTGATGCCCATGGTGCTGATGCTCGCCGCCTTCTGGCTGGTGGGCATCCCGCTCGGGGCCTGGCTCGGCTACGACGGCGGGTTCCTCGCCCGCCCGCTGGAGGTGCACGGCTTCTGGATCGGCTTGGTGGTGGGCCTCCTGCTCGTCTCGGTCGGGCTGGTCTGGGCCTTGTGGGCGGTGTCCGAGGCGGCGGTGCGCGAGCGCTCGGCCGTCGTGGGGCAGGGGGCGGCATGA
- a CDS encoding K+/H+ antiporter subunit F yields MNLPLVEWALNFAFACLGLALVLCSVRLLRGPHATDRVLALDTMYINVVALVILYGIRFDTHIYFEAALIVALLGFVSTVALARYLSRGDVME; encoded by the coding sequence ATGAACCTGCCGCTGGTGGAGTGGGCGCTGAACTTCGCTTTTGCCTGCCTGGGCCTGGCCCTGGTGCTGTGCTCGGTGCGCCTGCTGCGCGGCCCCCACGCGACGGACCGCGTGCTGGCACTGGACACCATGTACATCAACGTCGTGGCGCTGGTGATCCTTTACGGCATCCGCTTCGACACGCACATCTACTTCGAGGCCGCGCTGATCGTCGCCCTTCTGGGGTTCGTGTCGACCGTGGCGCTGGCGCGCTATCTGAGCCGCGGCGACGTGATGGAGTGA
- a CDS encoding Na+/H+ antiporter subunit G translates to MFESLQPWAQVAIAAMLVVGGVFALVGAIGMLRFPDFYMRLHAPTKATTLGVGGVLMASMLVNWAQGEFGLHELLITLFLFVTAPVSANLLAQAALHLRVPAKAPPPADQPRP, encoded by the coding sequence ATGTTCGAGAGTTTGCAACCCTGGGCCCAGGTGGCGATCGCCGCCATGCTCGTCGTCGGCGGCGTCTTCGCGCTGGTCGGCGCGATCGGCATGCTGCGGTTTCCGGACTTCTACATGCGCCTGCATGCGCCCACCAAGGCCACCACGCTCGGCGTGGGCGGCGTGCTCATGGCCAGCATGCTGGTCAACTGGGCGCAGGGCGAGTTCGGCCTGCACGAGCTTCTGATCACGCTGTTCCTGTTCGTGACCGCTCCGGTGTCGGCCAACCTGCTCGCGCAGGCGGCGCTGCACCTGCGCGTCCCGGCGAAGGCCCCGCCTCCCGCCGACCAGCCCCGGCCCTGA
- a CDS encoding monovalent cation/H+ antiporter subunit A produces MGLLSSIVCLPLILGTLACTWIGGRNTPARRRAAAGAAAAVTLAALALLIVLGGSVFDGEVRVERTSWVPALGLNLGFRLDGLALMFAGLITAMGLLIVAYAAFYLHEDDPAGKFYGLLMLFMGAMLGIVLADNLLLLVVFWELTSISSFLLVGYWGHREDARAGARTALTVTGGGGLALLAGVVLLGQIAGTYELSELLERGEAVRADPRFGGALVLILLGCFTKSAQWPFHFWLPEAMAAPTPVSAYLHSATMVKAGLFLLARLYPVLGPSPAFELIVGSVGLLTMTLAAFIAIFRHDLKGLLAYSTISHLGLITFLIGLASPMSAVAAVFHILNHASFKAALFMAAGIVDHETGTRDMRRLGGLMRLMPWIGTIGLLGAAAMAGVPLFNGFVSKEMMLDQAVQSRLWGTLSWAVPLLATLASLFSVAYSLRFAHDTFFNGPPRDLPHPRPHEPPLGMKLPALLLIAISIAVGLLPAMIAGPLVEVAASAVLGAPAPQHHLALWHGLGWPLLMSGIALAGGALLYMGLQQRGGLHRYTTKAWGGKTVFTALVEGLFRGAGRLTAALENGSLQRYVAWMLAAALVLGAWPLWQPGAEGLAAGDRPLLPAPPLAVAVWLALVVAGAALVVMHRQRFLAVVLAGAVGLVASLAFLSLSAPDLAMTQLSVDVVSTVLLLMGLALLPQTSPRESPAWRRGRDALVALLGGGAVSWVTWLMLTRDHDSISWYFLEQSVPGGGGTNAVNVILVDFRGYDTFGEITVLGIAAIGVLALMEGLRVRRPALDPRGRPWSFRAEPVMLRVVARLVLPIALVLSAYIFWRGHNLPGGGFIAGLVTAVALVLQYMAVGQGWADTLLHAGGGRRFVRWIGAGLGLAALTGLGSFVFGQPFLTSAHGHPSVPVLGELPLASAALFDLGVYVTVVGSTLLTLSVLAGASKEPAATPRSPAP; encoded by the coding sequence ATGGGTCTGCTCAGCTCGATCGTCTGCCTGCCGCTGATCCTCGGCACGCTCGCCTGCACGTGGATCGGTGGCCGCAACACCCCCGCGCGCCGCCGCGCGGCGGCCGGCGCGGCCGCCGCCGTCACCCTGGCCGCCTTGGCGCTGCTCATCGTGCTCGGCGGCTCCGTCTTCGACGGGGAGGTGCGGGTCGAGCGCACGTCGTGGGTGCCCGCACTCGGGCTCAATCTCGGTTTCCGACTCGACGGACTGGCCCTCATGTTCGCCGGGCTGATCACGGCCATGGGGCTGCTCATCGTCGCCTACGCCGCGTTCTACCTGCACGAGGACGACCCGGCCGGCAAGTTCTACGGCTTGCTGATGCTCTTCATGGGCGCGATGCTGGGCATCGTGCTGGCCGACAACCTGCTCCTGCTCGTCGTGTTCTGGGAGCTGACCAGCATCTCGTCGTTCCTGCTGGTGGGGTACTGGGGGCACCGGGAGGACGCGCGTGCGGGCGCGCGCACGGCGCTCACCGTCACCGGCGGCGGGGGGCTGGCGCTGCTGGCGGGCGTGGTGCTCCTCGGGCAGATCGCCGGCACCTACGAGCTGTCCGAGTTGCTCGAGCGCGGCGAGGCCGTGCGGGCCGACCCGCGGTTCGGGGGGGCGCTCGTGCTGATCCTGCTCGGCTGCTTCACCAAGAGTGCGCAGTGGCCGTTTCACTTCTGGTTGCCCGAAGCGATGGCGGCGCCCACGCCCGTGTCGGCCTATCTGCACTCGGCCACGATGGTGAAGGCGGGCCTCTTTCTGCTCGCGCGGCTGTACCCGGTGCTGGGCCCCAGCCCGGCCTTCGAACTGATCGTGGGCAGCGTCGGCCTGCTGACGATGACGCTCGCCGCCTTCATCGCCATCTTCCGCCATGACCTCAAGGGCCTGCTGGCGTACTCGACCATCAGCCACCTGGGGCTCATCACCTTCCTGATCGGTCTCGCCTCGCCGATGTCGGCAGTCGCGGCGGTGTTCCACATCCTCAACCATGCGAGCTTCAAGGCGGCGCTGTTCATGGCTGCGGGCATCGTCGACCACGAGACCGGTACGCGCGACATGCGCCGGCTCGGCGGGTTGATGCGGCTGATGCCCTGGATCGGCACGATCGGGCTGCTCGGGGCCGCGGCGATGGCCGGCGTGCCGCTCTTCAACGGCTTCGTGAGCAAGGAGATGATGCTGGACCAAGCGGTGCAGTCGCGCCTGTGGGGCACCCTCAGCTGGGCCGTGCCGCTGCTGGCGACCCTGGCCAGCCTGTTTTCGGTCGCCTACTCGCTGCGCTTCGCGCACGACACGTTCTTCAACGGCCCGCCGCGCGATCTGCCTCACCCCCGCCCCCACGAGCCGCCATTGGGCATGAAGCTGCCAGCCCTCCTGTTGATCGCGATCTCCATCGCGGTGGGCCTGCTGCCTGCGATGATCGCCGGGCCCCTGGTGGAGGTGGCGGCGAGCGCCGTGCTCGGTGCACCCGCGCCGCAGCATCACCTGGCTCTCTGGCACGGGCTCGGCTGGCCGCTGCTCATGAGCGGCATCGCGCTGGCGGGCGGGGCGCTGCTGTACATGGGGCTGCAGCAGCGGGGCGGACTGCATCGCTACACCACGAAGGCCTGGGGCGGCAAGACCGTGTTCACGGCACTGGTCGAGGGCTTGTTCCGCGGCGCAGGGCGACTGACGGCGGCGCTCGAGAACGGTTCGCTGCAGCGCTACGTCGCCTGGATGCTCGCGGCCGCCCTCGTGCTGGGCGCCTGGCCCCTATGGCAACCCGGGGCGGAGGGCCTGGCCGCGGGCGATCGCCCCTTGCTGCCCGCCCCGCCGCTGGCGGTTGCCGTGTGGCTGGCCCTGGTCGTGGCCGGTGCGGCCCTGGTCGTGATGCACCGCCAGCGCTTCCTGGCGGTCGTGCTGGCCGGCGCGGTCGGCCTGGTGGCGTCGCTCGCCTTCTTGTCGCTCTCCGCGCCGGACCTGGCCATGACGCAGCTCTCGGTGGACGTGGTGTCCACGGTGCTGCTGCTCATGGGGCTGGCCCTGCTGCCGCAGACGTCTCCTCGCGAGTCGCCCGCCTGGCGTCGGGGGCGCGATGCGCTCGTCGCGCTGCTGGGCGGAGGCGCAGTGAGCTGGGTCACGTGGCTGATGCTCACCCGCGACCATGACTCGATCTCCTGGTACTTCCTGGAGCAATCGGTGCCCGGCGGTGGCGGCACCAATGCCGTCAACGTCATCCTGGTGGACTTTCGAGGCTACGACACCTTCGGCGAGATCACCGTGCTCGGCATCGCGGCGATCGGTGTGTTGGCGCTGATGGAAGGCTTGCGCGTGCGCCGCCCGGCCCTCGACCCGCGGGGGCGCCCCTGGAGCTTCAGGGCCGAGCCGGTGATGCTGCGGGTGGTGGCACGACTGGTGCTGCCGATCGCGCTCGTGCTCAGCGCCTACATCTTCTGGCGCGGGCACAACCTGCCGGGCGGCGGGTTCATCGCGGGCCTCGTCACGGCGGTGGCGCTGGTGCTGCAGTACATGGCCGTGGGCCAGGGATGGGCCGACACGCTGTTGCATGCCGGCGGCGGTCGCCGCTTCGTGCGCTGGATCGGCGCCGGGCTCGGTCTCGCTGCCCTCACCGGGCTCGGGTCCTTCGTCTTCGGTCAACCCTTCCTGACCAGCGCGCACGGCCACCCGAGTGTGCCGGTCCTCGGCGAGTTGCCGCTCGCCAGCGCGGCCTTGTTCGATCTGGGCGTCTATGTCACGGTCGTGGGGTCGACACTGCTCACCTTGTCCGTCTTGGCGGGCGCCAGCAAGGAGCCGGCCGCCACCCCGAGGAGCCCCGCACCATGA